The proteins below come from a single Oenanthe melanoleuca isolate GR-GAL-2019-014 chromosome Z, OMel1.0, whole genome shotgun sequence genomic window:
- the LOC130264719 gene encoding purpurin isoform X3: protein MKYAQYVFLASVFYTVEYSLAQTCAVESFSVKDNFDPKRYAGKWYALAKKDPEGLFLQDNISAEYTVEEDGTMTASSKGRVKLFGFWVICADMAAQYTVPDPTTPAKMYMTYQGLASYLSSGGDNYWVIDTDYDNYAITYACRSLKEDGSCDDGYSLIFSRNPRGLPPAIQRIVRQKQEEICMSGQFQPVLQSGTWG from the exons ATGAAATACGCACAGTATGTTTTCCTGGCCTCGGTCTTCTACACTGTTGAATACAGCCTAGCTCAGACTTGTGCAGTGGAGTCTTTCTCTGTGAAAGACAATTTTGATCCAAAAAGG TATGCAGGGAAATGGTATGCCCTGGCCAAGAAGGATCCAGAAGGTCTTTTCCTTCAGGACAACATCTCTGCTGAATACACTGTGGAGGAAGATGGCACAATGACTGCGTCCTCCAAAGGCCGAGTGAAGCTTTTTGG TTTCTGGGTGATCTGTGCTGACATGGCTGCTCAGTACACGGTACCTGACCCAACCACTCCAGCAAAAATGTATATGACCTACCAGGGACTGGCCAGCTACCTCTCCAGTGGCG GGGACAATTATTGGGTGATTGACACTGACTATGACAACTATGCCATCACCTACGCCTGCCGCAGCCTAAAGGAGGACGGCTCCTGTGATGATGGCTACTCCCTGATCTTCTCCCGCAACCCCCGTGGCCTCCCCCCAGCCATCCAGCGCATTGTGCGCCAGAAGCAGGAAGAAATCTGCATGTCTGGCCAGTTCCAGCCTGTGCTTCAGTCAGGTACTTGGGGTTAA
- the LOC130264719 gene encoding purpurin isoform X4, whose product MPHWARGRCLKGLFGKQVGSQGCCRFYFCKGRIRGSAARARKGIRTLPPFHRSSFWVICADMAAQYTVPDPTTPAKMYMTYQGLASYLSSGGDNYWVIDTDYDNYAITYACRSLKEDGSCDDGYSLIFSRNPRGLPPAIQRIVRQKQEEICMSGQFQPVLQSGTWG is encoded by the exons ATGCCACACTGGGCAAGGGGGAGATGCCTGAAAGGACTCTTTGGAAAACAAGTGGGGTCTCAAGGCTGctgcagattttatttctgcaaaggCAGGATAAGGGGAAGTGCAGCCAGAGCAAGGAAGGGAATTAGGACTCTCCCACCATTTCACAGATCCAG TTTCTGGGTGATCTGTGCTGACATGGCTGCTCAGTACACGGTACCTGACCCAACCACTCCAGCAAAAATGTATATGACCTACCAGGGACTGGCCAGCTACCTCTCCAGTGGCG GGGACAATTATTGGGTGATTGACACTGACTATGACAACTATGCCATCACCTACGCCTGCCGCAGCCTAAAGGAGGACGGCTCCTGTGATGATGGCTACTCCCTGATCTTCTCCCGCAACCCCCGTGGCCTCCCCCCAGCCATCCAGCGCATTGTGCGCCAGAAGCAGGAAGAAATCTGCATGTCTGGCCAGTTCCAGCCTGTGCTTCAGTCAGGTACTTGGGGTTAA
- the LOC130264719 gene encoding purpurin isoform X2 has product MASSFYILMKYAQYVFLASVFYTVEYSLAQTCAVESFSVKDNFDPKRYAGKWYALAKKDPEGLFLQDNISAEYTVEEDGTMTASSKGRVKLFGFWVICADMAAQYTVPDPTTPAKMYMTYQGLASYLSSGGDNYWVIDTDYDNYAITYACRSLKEDGSCDDGYSLIFSRNPRGLPPAIQRIVRQKQEEICMSGQFQPVLQSGAC; this is encoded by the exons GATGAAATACGCACAGTATGTTTTCCTGGCCTCGGTCTTCTACACTGTTGAATACAGCCTAGCTCAGACTTGTGCAGTGGAGTCTTTCTCTGTGAAAGACAATTTTGATCCAAAAAGG TATGCAGGGAAATGGTATGCCCTGGCCAAGAAGGATCCAGAAGGTCTTTTCCTTCAGGACAACATCTCTGCTGAATACACTGTGGAGGAAGATGGCACAATGACTGCGTCCTCCAAAGGCCGAGTGAAGCTTTTTGG TTTCTGGGTGATCTGTGCTGACATGGCTGCTCAGTACACGGTACCTGACCCAACCACTCCAGCAAAAATGTATATGACCTACCAGGGACTGGCCAGCTACCTCTCCAGTGGCG GGGACAATTATTGGGTGATTGACACTGACTATGACAACTATGCCATCACCTACGCCTGCCGCAGCCTAAAGGAGGACGGCTCCTGTGATGATGGCTACTCCCTGATCTTCTCCCGCAACCCCCGTGGCCTCCCCCCAGCCATCCAGCGCATTGTGCGCCAGAAGCAGGAAGAAATCTGCATGTCTGGCCAGTTCCAGCCTGTGCTTCAGTCAG GGGCCTGCTAA
- the LOC130264719 gene encoding purpurin isoform X1, with protein MASSFYILMKYAQYVFLASVFYTVEYSLAQTCAVESFSVKDNFDPKRYAGKWYALAKKDPEGLFLQDNISAEYTVEEDGTMTASSKGRVKLFGFWVICADMAAQYTVPDPTTPAKMYMTYQGLASYLSSGGDNYWVIDTDYDNYAITYACRSLKEDGSCDDGYSLIFSRNPRGLPPAIQRIVRQKQEEICMSGQFQPVLQSGTWG; from the exons GATGAAATACGCACAGTATGTTTTCCTGGCCTCGGTCTTCTACACTGTTGAATACAGCCTAGCTCAGACTTGTGCAGTGGAGTCTTTCTCTGTGAAAGACAATTTTGATCCAAAAAGG TATGCAGGGAAATGGTATGCCCTGGCCAAGAAGGATCCAGAAGGTCTTTTCCTTCAGGACAACATCTCTGCTGAATACACTGTGGAGGAAGATGGCACAATGACTGCGTCCTCCAAAGGCCGAGTGAAGCTTTTTGG TTTCTGGGTGATCTGTGCTGACATGGCTGCTCAGTACACGGTACCTGACCCAACCACTCCAGCAAAAATGTATATGACCTACCAGGGACTGGCCAGCTACCTCTCCAGTGGCG GGGACAATTATTGGGTGATTGACACTGACTATGACAACTATGCCATCACCTACGCCTGCCGCAGCCTAAAGGAGGACGGCTCCTGTGATGATGGCTACTCCCTGATCTTCTCCCGCAACCCCCGTGGCCTCCCCCCAGCCATCCAGCGCATTGTGCGCCAGAAGCAGGAAGAAATCTGCATGTCTGGCCAGTTCCAGCCTGTGCTTCAGTCAGGTACTTGGGGTTAA